From the Mesoplasma syrphidae genome, the window TAAAATTCTCCATTTGTCTATTAAAAGTATAGCAAATATAGACTTTATTGAAAATAAAAAACACTAGGAATATCTTATCTTTGGTATAATTAATAATACTATATAGGAGGTTTCATGGTCGTTATCAGTGGAAAATATCGTGCTCGAAAGTTAATTTCTTTAGATAGCACTAATACCCGCCCTACATCAGCTCGTATGAAAGAAGACATGTTTAATATTTTAAATAATTATTTTATCTATGAGGGTAAAAAAAGCTTAGACCTTTTTGCGGGTTCTGGAGCGTTATCACTTGAAGGTCTTTCAAGAGGAGTAAATTTTGCAGTTTTAAATGACCATTACCAACCAGCAATTAATATTATTAATGAAAATTTTCGTGGAGTTGAATCTTGAGAGTATGCAGTTTATCAAAAAGATTACTTGCAGCTTTTAGAACTGTTGATTTTGAAGAAAGATCAATTTGATTTAATTTACCTAGATCCACCGTTTAGTGAAATAGAATATTATTTCAATGTTTTTGAGAAAATTTTGGCAAATAACCTATTAAAAAATTGAGGAATTGTTGTTGTTGAATGTGCTGGAAAATTTGATTTGTCAATAGCAAATGGTTTAACATTATTAAAAAGCAAGGCATATAAAAATAAAAATCTATATTTTTTTAGATTGGAAAGAGAGTAACATGGTACAAAGAAAAGGAAGAATGGTCATTATTTCAGGTCCAAGTGGAGTTGGAAAAGGCAGTGTTAATAATGTTTTGCGTGATGATGAGCATTTAAATTTAGAGTATTCTGTTTCAATGACTACTAGAAAGCCTCGGAATGGAGAACAAGATGGTGTTCACTACTTTTTTGTATCTGCTGAAGAATTTGCTAAAGCAATTGTTAACAATGAATTAATTGAATTTGCTAACTTTGTTGGCAATTCATATGGAACACCGCGTAAATATGTTGAAGAGCAAATGGAAAAAGGCAAAAATGTAATTTTAGAAATTGAAGTTGATGGTGCAACTCAAGTTCTGCGTAATGAAAAAAATGTTTTATCAATATTTTTAATGCCGCCAACATTAATGGAGTTAAAAAATCGAATTAGTGGACGTCAGTCAGAATCAGAAGAAATTATTAAGGAACGTTTAGATAAGGCAATGCTAGAAATTCCTTTAAAACATAATTACCAATATATTGTTGAAAATGATTCTGTCGAAAATGCTGTTGCTAAAATTACTGATATTTTAGAAATTGAAGGAGCAGCTGAGTGCAACGGACCAACAGTTTATTCACAACTGAAAGCTATTATCACTGAAATTGTTAAAGAAACATACCAATTTTTTGTTGATAATTGAGAAACAAATGTTCGTTTATTAGATACGAACAAAGTAAGTGAAGAAGAACAAGAAAATTTTGATGCTGAAAAAAATTTAATTGAAATTTTAACTGATAATCTTTATCGAAAAGTATTAGCTCATGGGGACTTTAAAAAATTATTGGATAAGGAGTTTGTAATACTGGGAATTCAAAAATTAATGTTCAAAATTAATTTCTTTAGTATTGAGCAAAAACCTCAGTGTGATGATTAATTCACGTTTAGAAAGTTGAGAAATTCTTAAAAAAGTTTTTACTAACAAAGCTTTTTCAAATGTTTTATTAAATGAAGTCTCAAATAAAACTATTGATGAAAAATTTAAGAATTTAATTTTTGCAATCGTTCATGGAACAATTACTTATAAAATTTATTTAGATTATTTAACTTCAAAGTTAATTGATAATCGAAAAACACCATTGGAAATTCAAATTTTATTATGAATGAGTCTTTATCAAATTAGATTTTTAGAAGCGATTCCTTCATATGCAATTGTTAATGAAGCAGTGCAAATTGCTCGCAAGATAAATCCAAAATTTACAGGATTAGTAAATGCTTGTTTACAAAAGGTACTTCGTGACAAGGACAAATTTTTTGAAGTAAAAATTAATCATTCTGATCGCAAACTTTGTGTTGAAAATGGCTACCCATGATTTTTGTTTGAAAAAATTAGTCAAAGTTATGGCACTGATATTGCTCGTAAGCTTTGCTTGGATTCAACCCAACGCCCCCCAATTAGTGTTCGAGTTAATACATTACTATGTACAACTGAAAAGCTTTTGGCAGCTTACCAATTTGAATTTGGATTACAATTAAGCAGTGTTAAAAACTGCTTAATTGCCGATCGGGCAATTGTCAAAAGCGAATTATATAGTTCTGGAAAAATCACAATTCAGGATCCAGCCTCAATTTTAGTAGGCGAAACCTTGCAACCAACTTTAAACTCCAAAGTTTTGGATATGTGTTCAGCACCCGGAGGAAAATTAACTCATTTGGCAGCCATTATGAATAATACTGGTAAACTGATAGCCTATGAATTGAATGAAAATAAAATTAAACTCATTAAGCAAAATATTGATAGATTGAATGTTCAAAATGTTGAGTTGCATGTTGGTGATTCACGATTGATTAATTATAATGAAACTTTTGATTATGTACTATTGGATGCACCTTGTTCAGGGTTTGGAGTTTTAAAACGTAAACCAGAAATTAAATTTAATAACGTTGATCAAAAGTCGCTTTCAGAAATTGTTAAATTGCAAGCTGAATTATTGACAACTGCCTATGTAAGCTTAAAAGTTGGTGGAGAAATGGTTTATTCAACTTGTACAATTAACGCTGATGAAAACTTTATGCAAATTAA encodes:
- the gmk gene encoding guanylate kinase; translated protein: MVQRKGRMVIISGPSGVGKGSVNNVLRDDEHLNLEYSVSMTTRKPRNGEQDGVHYFFVSAEEFAKAIVNNELIEFANFVGNSYGTPRKYVEEQMEKGKNVILEIEVDGATQVLRNEKNVLSIFLMPPTLMELKNRISGRQSESEEIIKERLDKAMLEIPLKHNYQYIVENDSVENAVAKITDILEIEGAAECNGPTVYSQLKAIITEIVKETYQFFVDNWETNVRLLDTNKVSEEEQENFDAEKNLIEILTDNLYRKVLAHGDFKKLLDKEFVILGIQKLMFKINFFSIEQKPQCDD
- the rsmD gene encoding 16S rRNA (guanine(966)-N(2))-methyltransferase RsmD, with translation MVVISGKYRARKLISLDSTNTRPTSARMKEDMFNILNNYFIYEGKKSLDLFAGSGALSLEGLSRGVNFAVLNDHYQPAINIINENFRGVESWEYAVYQKDYLQLLELLILKKDQFDLIYLDPPFSEIEYYFNVFEKILANNLLKNWGIVVVECAGKFDLSIANGLTLLKSKAYKNKNLYFFRLERE
- the rsmB gene encoding 16S rRNA (cytosine(967)-C(5))-methyltransferase RsmB, which encodes MINSRLESWEILKKVFTNKAFSNVLLNEVSNKTIDEKFKNLIFAIVHGTITYKIYLDYLTSKLIDNRKTPLEIQILLWMSLYQIRFLEAIPSYAIVNEAVQIARKINPKFTGLVNACLQKVLRDKDKFFEVKINHSDRKLCVENGYPWFLFEKISQSYGTDIARKLCLDSTQRPPISVRVNTLLCTTEKLLAAYQFEFGLQLSSVKNCLIADRAIVKSELYSSGKITIQDPASILVGETLQPTLNSKVLDMCSAPGGKLTHLAAIMNNTGKLIAYELNENKIKLIKQNIDRLNVQNVELHVGDSRLINYNETFDYVLLDAPCSGFGVLKRKPEIKFNNVDQKSLSEIVKLQAELLTTAYVSLKVGGEMVYSTCTINADENFMQIKKFVNKYPEMKIIFEKQIFGYEDNTDGFYICKLIKESKKV